One window from the genome of Enterococcus haemoperoxidus ATCC BAA-382 encodes:
- the ilvC gene encoding ketol-acid reductoisomerase: MAKVYYDNSVENNQLEGKTIAIIGYGSQGHAHAQNLRDNGNQVIIGIREGKSAEAARNDGFDVLSVEEASKKADVVMILAPDEIQGDLYDNEIAPNLEAGNALAFGHGFNIHFDVINPPKDVDVFLVAPKGPGHLVRRTFTEGFAVPALFAVYQDATGKASDVALSYAKGIGATRVGVLETTFKEETETDLFGEQAVLCGGLTSLIEAGFETLTEAGYQPELAYFEVCHELKLIVDLIYEGGFEKMRNSISNTAEYGDYVSGPRVVTAEAKANMKEVLTDIQNGKFAKGFIDDNKNGFKEFNQMRKENAGHPIEKVGAELRKMMPFVSRED; encoded by the coding sequence ATGGCAAAAGTATATTATGATAACTCAGTAGAAAACAATCAATTAGAAGGAAAAACAATCGCAATCATCGGATACGGTTCACAAGGACATGCTCATGCACAAAATCTAAGAGATAACGGCAATCAAGTGATTATCGGGATTCGCGAAGGAAAATCAGCAGAAGCTGCTCGTAACGATGGTTTCGATGTATTATCAGTTGAAGAAGCATCTAAAAAAGCAGACGTAGTCATGATCTTAGCTCCAGATGAAATTCAAGGAGATCTTTATGACAATGAAATTGCACCAAATCTAGAAGCAGGCAATGCGTTAGCATTCGGTCATGGCTTCAATATTCATTTTGATGTAATCAACCCACCAAAAGATGTGGATGTTTTCTTAGTTGCTCCTAAAGGACCAGGACACCTTGTTCGTCGTACCTTTACAGAAGGATTTGCAGTACCTGCATTATTTGCTGTATATCAAGATGCAACAGGCAAAGCGAGTGATGTTGCGTTATCTTATGCAAAAGGAATCGGTGCCACTCGTGTGGGCGTATTAGAAACGACGTTTAAAGAAGAAACCGAAACGGATTTGTTCGGTGAACAAGCAGTATTGTGCGGAGGTTTAACAAGCTTGATCGAAGCGGGCTTTGAAACATTGACAGAAGCGGGTTACCAACCAGAGTTAGCCTACTTTGAAGTATGTCACGAATTAAAACTGATTGTTGACCTTATTTATGAGGGAGGATTTGAGAAAATGCGTAATTCTATCTCAAATACTGCTGAATATGGCGATTACGTTTCAGGACCTCGTGTCGTTACTGCTGAAGCCAAAGCCAACATGAAGGAAGTTCTAACTGATATCCAAAATGGCAAATTTGCAAAAGGATTCATTGATGATAACAAAAACGGCTTTAAAGAATTCAATCAAATGCGCAAAGAGAACGCTGGACACCCAATTGAAAAAGTTGGGGCAGAACTACGTAAAATGATGCCATTTGTTTCAAGAGAAGACTAA
- the ilvN gene encoding acetolactate synthase small subunit, whose product MRRIITATVNNNSGVLNRFSGVLTRRQVNIDSISVGPTELDNVSRITIIVQVADLNESEQVTKQLNKQIDVIKVSDITDEPHLERELALVKVNAPAAVRAELFSVIDPFRANVIDVGTRSVVIQVTGTSEKISAFVDVVAPYGIKQLARTGVTGFTRGNN is encoded by the coding sequence ATGAGACGGATTATTACAGCAACTGTCAACAATAATTCTGGTGTCTTAAATCGCTTTAGTGGTGTTTTGACTCGTAGACAAGTCAATATCGACAGTATCTCAGTCGGACCGACAGAATTAGACAATGTATCTCGAATCACTATCATTGTCCAAGTGGCAGACTTAAATGAAAGCGAACAAGTCACTAAACAATTAAACAAACAAATCGATGTGATCAAAGTTTCCGATATTACAGATGAACCACATTTAGAAAGAGAATTAGCATTAGTTAAAGTCAATGCACCAGCAGCTGTTCGAGCGGAACTATTCTCTGTGATCGATCCATTTAGAGCAAATGTTATCGATGTTGGTACACGTTCAGTCGTGATTCAAGTCACAGGAACGAGCGAAAAAATCAGTGCGTTCGTTGATGTTGTCGCACCTTACGGCATTAAACAATTAGCACGAACAGGTGTCACCGGATTTACTAGAGGCAACAACTAA
- the ilvB gene encoding biosynthetic-type acetolactate synthase large subunit, giving the protein MVEKQRKMKNGSRILIDALLKQKVEMIFGYPGGAVLPLYDALYDGDIPHILTRHEQGAVHAAEGYAKATGKPGVVIVTSGPGATNAITGIADAMSDSIPMVVFTGQVVTDGIGKDAFQEADVIGLTMPITKNNYQVRETKELPRIIEEAFHIATTGRKGPVVIDLPKDMTIMEADADIEVKLNLPSYQPTVKPNKLQVKKLMEALTVAKKPLVLVGAGVLHADAGKELVEFINQYQVPTLSSLLGLGAVPTDNELFLGMGGMHGSFAANMALTDCDFLINIGSRFDDRLASAPKEFAPNAIIAHVDIDPAEIGKTIDTQIPIVADAKETLKEMLKFDINCADSTEWKKLNLSRKKRHPFKYDKEQKAEIKPQKVIEFIGELTNGEAIVATDVGQHQMWAAQFYPFKNEKQLVTSGGLGTMGYGVPAAIGAKLGCPDKEVVLFVGDGGFQMTNQELAILNEYNIPIKIVILNNQSLGMVRQWQESFFNGRRSESVFTSQPDFVKMAEAYHIRGIRIDDPETVEAELTEAFKETGPLLIEVMVSPTEHVLPMVPAGKANYQMLGVD; this is encoded by the coding sequence ATGGTAGAAAAACAGAGAAAAATGAAAAATGGTTCAAGGATTTTAATTGATGCGTTGTTGAAGCAAAAAGTAGAGATGATTTTTGGATATCCTGGTGGAGCGGTACTTCCTTTATATGATGCATTATATGATGGCGATATTCCTCATATTTTGACAAGACATGAACAAGGTGCAGTTCATGCAGCAGAAGGATACGCCAAAGCTACAGGAAAGCCAGGCGTCGTGATCGTAACTAGTGGCCCTGGTGCAACAAATGCTATCACAGGCATTGCTGATGCGATGAGCGATTCGATCCCGATGGTTGTTTTCACAGGTCAAGTCGTTACAGATGGTATCGGAAAAGATGCTTTTCAAGAGGCGGATGTCATTGGACTTACAATGCCGATTACTAAAAATAATTACCAAGTGCGGGAGACCAAAGAACTACCGAGAATCATTGAAGAAGCTTTTCATATTGCAACAACGGGCAGAAAAGGCCCAGTTGTAATCGACTTGCCAAAAGATATGACGATTATGGAAGCAGATGCAGATATTGAGGTCAAGCTTAACTTACCAAGCTACCAGCCAACGGTTAAACCTAATAAACTCCAAGTAAAAAAATTAATGGAAGCTTTGACTGTTGCAAAGAAACCCTTGGTATTAGTTGGGGCAGGTGTCTTACATGCTGATGCAGGAAAAGAACTGGTAGAATTCATCAACCAATATCAAGTGCCAACCTTGAGTTCGTTATTAGGATTAGGTGCTGTCCCAACAGATAATGAACTATTTTTAGGAATGGGAGGCATGCATGGTTCATTTGCGGCAAATATGGCTTTGACAGATTGCGACTTTTTGATCAATATCGGTTCTCGTTTTGATGATCGGTTGGCGAGCGCACCAAAAGAATTTGCACCTAATGCAATCATTGCTCATGTCGATATTGATCCGGCCGAAATCGGAAAAACGATCGATACCCAAATTCCAATTGTAGCAGATGCGAAAGAAACATTAAAAGAAATGCTAAAATTCGATATTAATTGTGCAGATAGTACTGAGTGGAAAAAATTAAATCTTTCCAGAAAAAAACGACATCCATTTAAATACGATAAAGAACAAAAAGCAGAAATCAAACCTCAAAAAGTTATTGAATTTATCGGAGAGTTAACAAATGGTGAAGCAATCGTGGCAACGGATGTAGGGCAACACCAAATGTGGGCCGCTCAGTTTTATCCTTTTAAAAATGAAAAACAACTTGTTACAAGCGGCGGATTAGGGACAATGGGCTATGGTGTGCCTGCGGCAATTGGGGCCAAATTAGGTTGTCCAGATAAAGAAGTCGTACTTTTTGTTGGTGATGGTGGATTTCAAATGACCAACCAAGAATTGGCTATTTTAAATGAATACAATATTCCAATCAAAATCGTGATTTTGAATAATCAATCATTAGGAATGGTGCGTCAATGGCAAGAAAGTTTCTTCAACGGTCGCCGTTCGGAATCAGTTTTTACCTCCCAACCAGATTTTGTGAAAATGGCAGAAGCTTATCATATCAGAGGGATTAGGATCGATGATCCTGAAACTGTAGAGGCTGAATTAACAGAAGCGTTTAAAGAAACGGGGCCTTTGTTGATCGAAGTCATGGTTTCACCTACGGAACATGTCTTACCAATGGTTCCAGCAGGCAAAGCAAACTATCAAATGCTGGGGGTGGACTAA
- the ilvD gene encoding dihydroxy-acid dehydratase: protein MRSDKIKKGIEAAPARSLLYATGQVKNAKDMNKPFIAICNSYIDIVPGHVHLRELADVAKEAIREAGGIPFEFNTIGVDDGIAMGHIGMRYSLPSREIIADAAETVINAHWFDGVFYIPNCDKITPGMLMASVRTNVPAIFCSGGPMKAGLDPTGHTLTLSNMFEAVGTFKEGKMTEEEFNFMEQNACPTCGSCAGMFTANSMNCLMEVLGMALPGNGTILAVSDERRELVRQSAFHLMDLVKKQIKPRDIITKEAIDDAFALDMAMGGSTNTVLHTLAIANEAEIDYNLEEVNAIAERVPYLSKIAPSSAYSMHDVHEAGGVPAIMKELVDLGNAIHPDRITVTGKTIRENVQDAVIKNEEVIHLKENPYSPVGGLSILYGNIAPKGSVIKVGGVDPSIKKFVGKAICFSSHDEAVAAIDDHTVKKGHVVVIRYEGPKGGPGMPEMLAPTSSIVGRGLGKDVALITDGRFSGATRGIAVGHISPEAAAGGPIALVRDGDEIEIDLINRTLELHVSDEELAKRNDQLPKFKAKVKTGYLARYTALVTSAHTGGIMQIPEDLLD from the coding sequence ATGCGTAGTGATAAAATCAAAAAAGGAATCGAGGCGGCTCCCGCCAGAAGCTTGCTTTATGCAACTGGGCAAGTGAAAAATGCTAAAGATATGAACAAACCGTTTATAGCAATTTGTAATTCTTATATTGATATAGTTCCAGGACATGTTCATTTAAGAGAGTTAGCGGATGTTGCTAAAGAGGCGATTCGTGAAGCTGGAGGAATTCCTTTTGAATTCAATACGATCGGTGTAGATGACGGCATTGCGATGGGACATATTGGTATGCGTTATTCATTACCCAGTAGAGAAATCATTGCGGATGCTGCAGAGACCGTGATAAATGCACATTGGTTTGATGGCGTATTCTATATTCCTAACTGTGACAAAATCACTCCAGGAATGCTAATGGCAAGTGTCCGAACGAATGTACCAGCAATTTTTTGTTCAGGAGGTCCAATGAAAGCTGGACTTGATCCAACAGGACATACCTTGACGCTTTCGAATATGTTTGAAGCCGTTGGCACCTTTAAAGAAGGCAAAATGACAGAAGAAGAATTCAATTTTATGGAACAAAATGCTTGTCCGACTTGTGGCTCATGTGCCGGAATGTTTACAGCCAACTCAATGAACTGTTTGATGGAAGTTTTAGGAATGGCATTACCTGGAAATGGAACAATCTTAGCAGTATCAGATGAACGTAGAGAACTTGTTCGACAATCAGCTTTTCATTTGATGGATCTAGTCAAAAAACAAATCAAACCAAGAGATATCATTACGAAAGAAGCAATCGATGATGCGTTTGCATTAGATATGGCAATGGGGGGGTCAACTAATACTGTTTTGCATACATTAGCGATTGCCAATGAAGCAGAGATCGATTACAACTTAGAAGAAGTTAATGCGATTGCTGAACGTGTTCCTTATCTATCAAAAATTGCCCCATCATCCGCTTATTCAATGCATGATGTTCATGAAGCAGGAGGCGTGCCAGCAATCATGAAGGAGTTAGTAGACTTAGGCAATGCAATCCATCCAGACCGGATTACAGTTACTGGAAAAACGATTCGTGAAAATGTTCAGGATGCTGTAATCAAAAATGAAGAAGTTATTCATCTAAAAGAGAATCCGTACAGCCCAGTAGGTGGATTATCAATATTGTATGGAAATATTGCACCAAAAGGCAGCGTAATCAAAGTTGGCGGAGTGGATCCATCTATCAAAAAATTTGTAGGTAAAGCGATTTGTTTTAGCTCTCATGATGAAGCTGTTGCAGCAATAGATGATCATACTGTTAAAAAAGGACATGTTGTAGTTATTCGTTATGAAGGACCAAAAGGTGGGCCTGGTATGCCGGAAATGTTGGCACCAACCTCTAGTATCGTTGGGCGTGGTTTAGGAAAAGATGTTGCTTTAATTACAGATGGACGTTTTTCAGGCGCGACCAGAGGAATAGCGGTAGGACATATTTCTCCAGAAGCTGCTGCAGGTGGCCCAATCGCTTTAGTCAGAGATGGTGATGAGATTGAAATTGATTTAATAAATCGAACACTAGAATTACATGTTTCAGATGAAGAGTTGGCGAAAAGAAATGACCAATTGCCAAAATTCAAGGCGAAAGTAAAAACAGGATACTTAGCTCGATATACGGCGTTAGTTACTTCAGCTCATACTGGGGGAATCATGCAGATTCCAGAAGATTTGCTAGACTAG
- a CDS encoding TM2 domain-containing protein: MGKKVIKLDFDDVVIANEDGSTTRALYEWFNFKPEVGDLVDVFEDGDELIIHKTEKTASATENLQDKININIVNENNNSQSVGGYVQHGRVVNKWIYFILAFFLGGIGIHKFYSGFTGKGIMYLVFSWTMIPVIIAFFTSIATLLKPADQNGNIVVTS, translated from the coding sequence ATGGGGAAGAAAGTTATTAAATTAGATTTTGATGATGTAGTTATTGCTAATGAAGATGGGAGCACAACACGAGCATTGTATGAATGGTTTAATTTCAAGCCAGAAGTCGGTGACCTTGTTGATGTATTCGAAGATGGTGATGAATTAATCATCCACAAAACAGAAAAAACTGCAAGTGCAACAGAAAATTTACAAGACAAAATCAATATCAATATTGTCAATGAAAATAACAATTCACAATCAGTGGGCGGCTACGTGCAACATGGTAGAGTAGTCAATAAATGGATTTATTTCATATTAGCATTTTTCTTAGGTGGAATTGGTATTCACAAATTCTACTCTGGTTTTACTGGAAAAGGAATTATGTATCTTGTATTCAGTTGGACAATGATTCCTGTAATCATTGCATTTTTCACATCAATTGCTACTTTGCTTAAACCTGCAGATCAAAATGGAAACATTGTTGTAACTTCATAA
- a CDS encoding IS110 family transposase → MEDVLRSCCAGLDIHQKVIVACIIRSAEGKKRPEKFFGSFDTTTRGLFDLSDWLTSYEVTHISMESTGVYWKCVWRILQNHFDLQLANPRHIKNIPGKKTDMKDAEWIARLTRLGVVPTSFVPPEPIQELRDLTRYRKHLVEDLNREKNRGHMVLQNAGIKLTSVIKDIYGKSGRALLYALIENIPITESLILECVYTTLRRKVPQLLESLEGFMTPHYRKMLALHLTQIECLEKQLVEVEETINDYLVPYEEYVERLEEIPGINRRTAAVVLAEVGIDMSVFPTSGHLASWAGASPGNNQSAGKNRSKRVGKGNSYLKKVLAQGALAVSQGKPNRIQAFFFRVRRNAGHKKSVVATVHLLIRIIYRMFSDQSRYNELGESYLQNRKNTLTNNC, encoded by the coding sequence ATGGAAGATGTACTTCGTTCTTGTTGTGCTGGATTAGACATCCATCAAAAAGTAATTGTTGCGTGTATTATTCGTTCTGCTGAAGGGAAAAAACGCCCAGAAAAATTCTTTGGTAGTTTTGATACGACAACTCGTGGTCTTTTTGACTTATCTGATTGGTTGACTTCTTACGAAGTCACACACATAAGCATGGAAAGCACGGGTGTTTATTGGAAATGTGTCTGGCGAATTTTACAAAATCATTTTGATTTACAGTTGGCGAATCCTCGCCACATCAAAAATATTCCAGGAAAAAAAACGGATATGAAAGATGCGGAATGGATTGCTCGTCTCACTCGATTAGGAGTCGTTCCTACAAGTTTTGTTCCACCAGAACCTATTCAGGAATTGAGAGACTTAACACGTTATCGCAAGCACTTAGTAGAAGATCTGAATCGAGAAAAAAATCGGGGGCACATGGTCCTGCAGAATGCTGGAATCAAATTAACCTCAGTGATTAAAGATATCTATGGAAAATCTGGCAGAGCCTTACTCTATGCCTTAATTGAAAATATACCAATCACAGAGTCACTCATTCTCGAGTGTGTGTACACTACCTTACGCAGAAAAGTGCCTCAATTGCTTGAATCCCTAGAAGGATTTATGACACCTCATTATCGTAAAATGTTAGCTCTTCATCTCACTCAAATTGAGTGCTTAGAAAAACAACTAGTAGAAGTCGAAGAAACAATCAACGATTATCTCGTTCCTTATGAAGAATACGTAGAACGTTTGGAGGAAATCCCAGGAATCAATCGAAGAACAGCGGCAGTTGTACTCGCAGAAGTGGGGATAGATATGTCTGTTTTCCCGACATCTGGACATTTGGCTTCATGGGCAGGAGCGAGTCCAGGAAACAATCAAAGTGCTGGAAAGAATCGAAGTAAACGGGTAGGAAAAGGAAATTCTTACCTAAAGAAGGTCTTAGCGCAAGGAGCACTAGCAGTTTCCCAAGGGAAACCCAATCGAATCCAAGCATTTTTCTTTCGGGTAAGAAGAAATGCTGGACATAAAAAATCGGTTGTTGCGACCGTTCATTTATTAATACGTATCATTTATCGGATGTTTTCCGATCAGTCCCGCTATAATGAACTTGGAGAAAGTTATTTACAAAATAGAAAGAACACTCTAACAAATAACTGTTGA
- the clpP gene encoding ATP-dependent Clp endopeptidase proteolytic subunit ClpP, with protein MNLIPTVIEQSSRGERAYDIYSRLLKDRIIMLSGPIDDNVANSVIAQLLFLDAQDSEKDIYIYINSPGGSVSAGLAIFDTMNFVKADVQTIVLGMAASMGSFLLTAGTKGKRFALPNAEIMIHQPLGGAQGQATEIEIAAKHILDTRDRLNKILAERTGQPLEVIERDTDRDNFMTAQQAKEYGLIDEVMENSSSLSK; from the coding sequence ATGAATTTAATACCAACAGTCATTGAACAATCATCTCGTGGAGAAAGAGCATATGACATTTATTCACGATTATTAAAAGATAGAATCATCATGTTAAGTGGTCCGATCGATGATAATGTAGCGAACTCAGTCATTGCCCAATTACTATTTTTGGATGCACAGGACTCTGAAAAAGACATCTATATCTATATCAATTCGCCAGGAGGAAGTGTTTCTGCCGGATTAGCAATCTTTGACACAATGAATTTTGTTAAAGCCGATGTGCAAACAATCGTTCTTGGTATGGCAGCTTCTATGGGAAGTTTCTTATTAACTGCTGGTACAAAAGGCAAACGTTTTGCTCTACCTAATGCCGAAATCATGATCCACCAACCACTAGGTGGCGCACAAGGTCAAGCAACTGAGATCGAAATCGCAGCTAAACACATTCTAGATACGCGTGATCGCTTGAATAAAATCTTGGCAGAACGTACTGGTCAACCACTTGAAGTCATTGAACGTGACACAGATCGTGATAACTTTATGACTGCTCAACAAGCAAAAGAATACGGTTTGATCGATGAAGTAATGGAAAACAGTAGCTCTTTAAGCAAATAA
- a CDS encoding DsbA family protein produces MDISVIDATKVTTKNGLAIGSDSAPVKMVEFMNVRCPYCKKWFEESFDLLNEYVKEGEVQRIIKLLDKDKESLQRGNVMHHHINYDLPEKGLTDLKQMYDTQDQWGNLSLEDVAVFAEDNLQLPKKEVPAIVQSVIEEATAANIKFVPTIVIGEHIFDESVTKDELISYIEGK; encoded by the coding sequence ATGGATATTTCAGTTATCGATGCAACAAAAGTTACAACAAAAAATGGTTTAGCAATTGGGAGCGATTCAGCACCCGTGAAAATGGTTGAATTTATGAATGTTCGCTGTCCGTATTGTAAAAAATGGTTTGAGGAATCGTTTGATTTATTGAATGAGTATGTCAAAGAAGGGGAAGTTCAACGAATCATCAAACTTTTAGATAAAGATAAAGAAAGTTTGCAACGCGGTAATGTGATGCATCATCATATCAACTACGATTTGCCAGAAAAAGGCCTGACTGATTTGAAACAAATGTATGATACACAAGATCAATGGGGAAATCTTTCTTTAGAAGATGTAGCAGTATTTGCTGAAGATAATTTACAACTACCTAAAAAAGAGGTACCTGCAATTGTCCAATCAGTGATTGAGGAAGCAACAGCTGCAAATATCAAATTTGTGCCAACGATCGTGATTGGTGAACATATTTTTGATGAATCAGTTACTAAAGACGAACTGATCAGCTATATAGAAGGTAAATAA
- the whiA gene encoding DNA-binding protein WhiA, with product MSFAADVKKELTTLEVHREHARAELAALIRMNGSLSIVNQQFVLNVQTENAAIARRIYSLLKDHYDVRSELLVRKKMKLKKNNVYIVRLKQDTKSVLADLDILDGMMFNTHVSDDIIGNAQKMRSYLRGAFMASGSVNNPETSRYHLEIFSIYEEHNDDICQMLNYYDLNARTLERRNGYISYLKGAERIADFLTLIGATNSMLKFEDVRIVRDMRNSVNRLVNCETANLNKTIDAASKQIENIQYIESVVGLAALPGKLQEIAELRLEYPEVSLKELGEMIPSGAISKSGINHRIRKINEFADKLREPSA from the coding sequence TTGTCTTTTGCAGCAGATGTAAAAAAAGAGCTGACAACTTTAGAGGTTCATCGAGAACATGCACGAGCAGAATTAGCTGCTTTGATTCGGATGAATGGCTCATTAAGTATTGTGAATCAGCAATTTGTATTGAATGTTCAAACTGAAAATGCAGCGATCGCCAGACGAATCTATTCTCTTTTAAAAGATCATTATGATGTTCGCTCAGAATTATTAGTCCGAAAAAAAATGAAATTAAAAAAGAATAATGTGTATATCGTACGACTAAAGCAAGATACGAAAAGTGTGCTGGCTGATTTAGATATTCTGGATGGAATGATGTTTAATACCCATGTATCAGATGATATTATCGGAAATGCACAAAAAATGAGATCCTATTTGAGAGGAGCTTTTATGGCCTCTGGATCTGTCAACAATCCAGAAACAAGCCGCTATCATCTGGAAATATTTTCGATTTACGAAGAACACAATGATGATATTTGCCAGATGCTGAACTATTATGATTTAAATGCGCGAACATTAGAACGTCGTAATGGCTATATTTCCTATCTTAAAGGGGCAGAACGAATCGCTGATTTTTTAACACTGATCGGTGCGACAAATTCGATGCTGAAATTTGAAGATGTTCGTATCGTACGAGATATGCGTAATTCAGTGAATCGTTTGGTCAATTGTGAAACGGCGAATCTTAATAAAACGATCGATGCAGCATCAAAACAAATCGAAAATATTCAGTATATCGAAAGTGTAGTAGGTTTAGCAGCGTTACCGGGAAAATTACAAGAAATTGCGGAATTACGATTAGAATATCCAGAAGTAAGTTTAAAAGAATTAGGGGAAATGATTCCATCAGGTGCCATTTCAAAATCAGGAATCAATCACCGAATTCGTAAAATTAATGAATTTGCGGATAAGTTAAGAGAACCAAGTGCGTAA
- a CDS encoding gluconeogenesis factor YvcK family protein yields the protein MKMKTYRIRKPKIVVVGGGTGLPVILKSLRNQSADITAVVTVADDGGSSGEIRESMNMTPPGDLRNVLVALSDMPQLYEDIFQYRFDKSDKYFANHAIGNLIIAAVSEMRGSTYEAIQLLSKMMHVDGHIYPSSERPLTLHAVFKDGSIAVGESNIAVDRKTIDHVFVTNTNDDEQPKAARKVVKAIEEADMIVLGPGSMFTSILPNLVIKEIGEAIINAEGEVVYICNIMTQKGETEHFTDADHVCVLHEHLKSKFVDTVLVNTENVPDGYMDPEVYDEYLVQVEHDFQTLRDEGCRVISTDFLKLRDGGVFHDGDKVVDELFRIVFGARY from the coding sequence ATGAAAATGAAAACATACCGTATTAGAAAACCCAAAATCGTTGTTGTCGGTGGAGGGACTGGCTTACCTGTTATCTTAAAAAGTTTGCGTAATCAAAGTGCGGATATTACAGCTGTGGTAACCGTTGCAGATGATGGAGGGAGTAGCGGTGAAATTCGAGAGTCGATGAATATGACACCTCCTGGAGATTTGCGCAATGTATTAGTTGCCTTATCTGATATGCCACAGCTTTATGAAGATATTTTTCAATATCGTTTTGATAAATCAGATAAATATTTTGCCAATCATGCAATTGGAAATTTGATTATTGCAGCTGTTTCAGAAATGCGTGGTAGTACGTATGAAGCAATTCAGTTACTTTCAAAAATGATGCATGTGGATGGACATATTTATCCTTCCTCTGAACGGCCACTGACGTTGCATGCTGTCTTTAAAGATGGATCTATTGCCGTTGGCGAATCAAACATTGCTGTTGATCGAAAAACGATCGATCATGTTTTTGTAACGAACACTAATGATGACGAACAACCAAAAGCTGCTAGAAAAGTTGTAAAAGCAATTGAAGAAGCAGATATGATTGTTTTAGGGCCTGGTAGTATGTTTACAAGTATTTTACCTAACTTAGTGATCAAGGAAATCGGAGAAGCAATCATTAACGCTGAAGGTGAAGTGGTCTACATTTGTAATATTATGACTCAAAAAGGGGAAACGGAGCATTTTACTGATGCTGATCATGTTTGTGTATTGCACGAACATCTTAAAAGTAAGTTTGTTGACACTGTTTTAGTCAATACTGAAAATGTCCCTGATGGTTATATGGATCCGGAAGTTTATGATGAATATTTAGTTCAGGTAGAACATGATTTCCAAACATTGAGAGATGAAGGCTGTCGTGTGATTTCTACGGACTTTTTAAAATTACGTGATGGCGGTGTTTTTCATGATGGTGACAAAGTTGTGGATGAATTATTCCGTATTGTATTCGGCGCAAGATATTAA
- the rapZ gene encoding RNase adapter RapZ has protein sequence MADNLQLVIITGMSGAGKTVAIQSFEDMGYFCIDNMPPSLIPKFWELIKESGKVTKIALVIDLRSRNFFREIQDMLVELENTNLIDTTIMFLDATDEELVSRYKETRRAHPLAMDGLITEGIRKERAILEEIRGDAQVVIDTTDLSPRQLRERINEEFKSRDTHEFRVELVSFGFKYGLPIDADIVMDVRFLPNPHYIPELRPLTGQDPSVYEYVMSFPETENFYVRFIDLLKNVMPGYEKEGKSSITIAIGCTGGQHRSVALTERVGKELGQDYHVNITHRDKGKRKETVNRS, from the coding sequence ATGGCTGATAATTTACAATTAGTTATAATCACTGGAATGAGCGGAGCAGGAAAAACTGTAGCTATTCAAAGTTTTGAAGATATGGGGTATTTTTGTATTGATAATATGCCCCCAAGTTTGATTCCTAAGTTTTGGGAGTTGATCAAAGAATCTGGGAAAGTAACGAAAATCGCTTTGGTGATTGATTTACGTTCTCGAAATTTCTTTAGAGAAATTCAAGATATGTTGGTAGAACTTGAAAATACAAATCTGATCGATACAACGATTATGTTTTTAGATGCGACTGATGAAGAACTTGTTTCTCGTTATAAAGAAACGCGTCGTGCTCATCCACTAGCGATGGATGGTCTGATTACAGAAGGAATCAGAAAAGAGCGGGCGATTCTTGAAGAAATCAGAGGAGATGCTCAAGTTGTGATCGATACGACTGATTTATCACCTAGGCAATTGCGAGAAAGAATCAATGAAGAGTTTAAATCAAGAGATACCCATGAGTTTCGTGTCGAACTTGTTTCGTTTGGGTTTAAATACGGATTGCCGATCGACGCAGATATTGTCATGGATGTACGTTTTTTACCAAATCCACATTATATACCAGAATTAAGACCACTGACAGGACAAGATCCATCTGTCTATGAATATGTAATGAGTTTTCCAGAAACAGAAAATTTTTATGTGCGATTTATTGATTTGTTAAAAAATGTGATGCCCGGTTATGAAAAAGAAGGCAAATCAAGCATTACGATCGCTATTGGCTGTACAGGTGGACAGCATCGTTCGGTTGCGTTGACAGAGCGTGTAGGTAAAGAGCTTGGGCAAGATTATCATGTCAACATTACCCATCGAGATAAAGGAAAGCGTAAAGAGACGGTGAACCGCTCATGA